A window of Fictibacillus halophilus contains these coding sequences:
- a CDS encoding carboxypeptidase regulatory-like domain-containing protein, whose protein sequence is MSFPSNNQFSAITVGGAPYADVIRDINPAGTDIVGNNSFPSFYFAYDEINVYFRMRVRSDPRNSAKTAFANFAWGVLLNTTGVAGTYDWLLAVNGLNNRVNLVQNTIKQVNSWNDPAEGTDGRGNPNYSRSIINFDVARVVQADSTLDNTQNYFIDFLVPASTFFSLLGITAQSSVQMVAFTSANNNNYNKDSLRESENFQFQNAFSNPVTINSGNVRANLQVTKTLLSGPTSPVSGQIGEWTGRITLTNIGKSAATIINVTDIVSLDVVSLFSIISVSQGTTAYNASTKTLTWSVGNIAPGASATLHFGENGIFYTAGNKALNTVRATGIDSFTGADLTPTSASISLDVQATGGAAGTVLDSSNAQPVNDATVRLLLGQTQVAVTQTDAFGKYSFTNIAPGTYTIELSKVNYTTVAQSAVIQPGTITIINPVLVAIPGIIQGTVTSNTGSAVSGATVLLSDNLGTVIASVTSSPTGGYTFGSVIPGHYTLTVSANNFQSATIGQNVLSNQTTTANFILQPNPGTVTGSITGSGGPIVGAKVEALSGTGIAVVTATTDGVGQYVINRLAPGSYRLRVSAPAFQTFVVGFSVSAGQTVVVDVNLLANPGSIAGTVFDEDSGVPLPGASLKVVNSSGITDASATTDVNGQYSVDSLAPGTYVITFSSDGHGTKTIGTYVQSDQATTVDVTLRRLAGVLSGEVSSGGSLISGASVDVVLNNIVVAKTITDSNGNYTISGLAPDRYTVIVGADGFSPVSLGAVIEDNETTTISTELQSLFGLLSGSVQDNEGNVFPGAVILVKNADSDVLISRAVTDTNGNYVIGELLPGSYIVTANIVDYQTSLSGAVITAGVASVVNFTLMPDPSAISGTIINSDTGEPLAGVSVVVQLLDSNGLIINTTFSDNDGVFIVEDLMPSTYTVVVASEGFQTASASVTLTPGSVSSVTISLAPSPGFVTGKLIDSLSGQPVVGATINISNTLGAFVDSAVTSTDGTFLSLGLPGGVYTLTAVAEGYETKILGVVVPAGLTKFVNFELQPNPGTITGTVAPAAVGLVLQLYTMDNQFINTVAATPEGDFLFQSLAPGNYIVKAVAVNYSVGITGAFVVSGQTTNISLSILPNPGSVSGNLISDLGAPVSNATVSLFDLNETPIGSGTTDADGNYTISNIPAGSYAVVIRAGGYANATGNVAVGPGQEVTELNFELVTIRGSISGTVSDFTTGSPIPGAAILVRDSLGILVRFSTTDQFGNFLLRNFVPGSYAVTSSAQNYSTEITGVIVQSDETAGADIQLTSTVGSISGQVTDGDGIPLSGDNIQLKLFGANGEFLQALIAHTDGAFQIPELSIGTYFVSAELDGYSPNMIAVIVNSSAVSIITIPLSQVLTTLTGSVTDAATGNPIRGTAVSVTLTNNTGMFVAKQYPGTDGTFTFDSIAPGIYLLNVNAVNYGNEIITVTVPVTGFNISVSLTQNPGAVTGYITNQLTGDPLSNAIILVTSSGKPLDRKGVSDSFGQFTFANLSPDTYRAIISADGYSSQSATFTVLPDETTSLSFILTPEPGTVSGTITDAVTGLPISQVMVQVRYLSPTGPVIANTVTDQQGNYVTQGVYSGPYTIVAFTDDGYGSSSASVFVPPNNTRVVDFALEPFPATVEGTIISESGEPLVNVTVRLLDVYGFTVRVVNTDSEGFYRILGFTEGQYLVTAITPDYQRRQVSIDAGPGETVTANISLVPEPGQISGVILDEQTLAPLVGAQVEVYAPGGVTPIARRTTGAAGDFLIEGVAPRSYTLNAFQLNYSIRSTGVIVTSNDTTTVQVALVPDPASISGTVTDGNGIPLSNASVRVVDENDSEIGNGITDFDGNFVIGNLPEGSYTVVAGVENYSSSTAGVSLQPGEQLTDLDVFLTPLGGLIFGTVVSAETGEGLPGILISILTPEGIPIISTNTDTTGTFTSILLSPGTFTIIASSPYYVQDQIGVIVLPNQTSSVSFALSEVGGSITGTVTDESGNSISNRTISIRLLNDGGVLLQTLIALSDGSFAFQNLSAGTYQVNVIADGYQTATVGAIVVNGESTNLLVPLTEDRGVLEGIVQDVVTGLPISGSFIEVSDVSGILVATITTDQNGLFRVGNLQTGPLNIRAIANGYGAASVGVIINSLSLSNVTLNLQPDPGTIIGTIKNPNGTPLSNTTVQILDRKNTPISTVITNGNGSYEVDNLVEGQYTVTAKGNGTGTGIGSGVVLPDQETVVDIILIPEGGVISGNVTNSATGVPLIGASIEIRAISPFGPVINTVLTDSNGNYSSGLITEGAFTLTVTKENFGTATGSVLIENGATTFRNFALTPSLSNVRGRISARIIQNESLTTNISAQNVVIPLINTVIRLIDETGAELAEVQTDDQGMYLIENFTSGIYSLGTSNPDYETNTVGFSVDPGQTQTVDIELTALPGILTGTIIDQETGILNAGAIVQLFFGTSVQPAGRAVTNNAGVYVISGLSPGQYTVSMTTPNYNTFSSGATIQANATTTVDGFLLSNPGVLTGTVNGPNGVIIGASVKVIDVNGTVIGSAVSNDDGTFFIGNLPVGTYALTVVALDFQNETEGISITPGETVNVSINLIPDPGAITGIVTDESGSGLPGVVMNVLLNNIVIASTVTEQNGSFTFRSLKPNSYQVTANLSGYAVSSIGAVVNSNLITTTNLLLTSLFGSIFGTVADEDGNPIIQRSIKINLFDLNNSLITTILAQSNGTYVIPEVPEGNYFVTVTTEGFNADTFAVTVNRGEEVSLDLQLTAVGGRLSIRVIDAATNNPISGVVTNIFNETGIPITSGITDQNGLFSQQNLEEGGVVISTVKGGYGNLSIGGIIENGVTTEVTLALTLETGNLLGAISDSNGAPLAGAVVQIVDATRAVVTTVLTQSDGTYRVLDLLPGIYTMIVSARGFEKRSLSVFIVANNTTITNLPLDFEPGIVEGFVSNEGSGLFITRASVELRLISPSGPVVASTLSDEQGRYRFSQVRNGNYTIIATKQGFGNDSAEISVIPGDTTFADLQLAAVTSSVRGTVRNAEGSQPLVNTLLRLADNNGVVIAEVQTDNDGNYLIEGLLPGEFSLAAINADYRSSVLDFTAVPNVQSVVNFILVAVPSLFTGFVTDADTGLPIVGAIVETFDQLSGPVETSILNAEVDALAVIGRPVAVALTNIDGFYTIPGLSNGSYTLRASALGYGTDSRISLLPVNTTVEQNFALPGQRQTSSITGTVIILGNGPLPNAEVNVLDENGIVVGSATTGNDGTYLIGNLSAGIYTVTADAEGYLEDSLSLTLRSGENRTGVNFALSAGADGDITGQVLDSRTGRPLAGVTIRLFTLQGTLVSEFTSNESGIFSLLGIPAGTYELRAAAQGYLPFATTIELSEGEELLVPISLVAVAPIPPVGGADQFYIILGGQPLRLDSSTSPTLFTLVKIDAGKNCATFSYDAVVQGETRRRFITFDLTCIDLVRINS, encoded by the coding sequence ATGTCTTTTCCCAGTAATAATCAGTTTTCAGCGATAACGGTAGGCGGTGCTCCTTATGCTGATGTCATACGAGATATTAATCCTGCAGGAACAGATATCGTAGGCAATAACAGTTTTCCTTCCTTTTATTTTGCTTATGATGAAATCAACGTTTATTTCAGAATGCGTGTACGATCAGATCCGAGAAATAGTGCCAAAACAGCATTTGCAAACTTTGCTTGGGGTGTTTTGCTGAACACGACTGGAGTAGCGGGGACGTATGACTGGCTCCTTGCTGTAAATGGTTTAAATAACCGAGTGAACTTGGTGCAGAACACGATTAAACAAGTAAATTCATGGAATGATCCTGCTGAAGGAACAGATGGGAGAGGAAATCCGAATTATTCCAGATCCATTATTAATTTTGACGTAGCCCGTGTGGTGCAAGCGGATTCTACACTTGATAATACACAAAACTACTTTATTGATTTTCTTGTACCAGCGTCTACATTCTTCTCATTGCTGGGTATTACTGCTCAAAGCTCTGTGCAAATGGTTGCTTTTACCTCTGCAAACAACAACAACTACAACAAAGACTCGCTTCGTGAATCAGAGAACTTTCAATTTCAAAATGCATTCTCCAATCCTGTTACGATAAATTCAGGAAATGTACGGGCAAACTTGCAGGTCACAAAGACACTGCTTTCAGGTCCGACTTCGCCTGTTTCTGGCCAGATCGGAGAGTGGACGGGTAGGATTACATTAACAAATATAGGGAAAAGTGCAGCGACCATCATCAATGTAACTGATATTGTTTCATTAGATGTGGTGTCACTCTTTTCGATCATAAGTGTTTCGCAAGGGACAACTGCTTACAACGCCTCAACGAAAACACTCACTTGGTCCGTTGGCAATATAGCCCCTGGTGCAAGTGCAACCCTTCATTTTGGAGAAAATGGGATATTTTATACAGCAGGAAATAAAGCATTAAATACTGTTCGTGCAACGGGAATTGATAGCTTTACTGGGGCAGATCTCACCCCAACTTCTGCCTCTATTTCCCTGGATGTTCAAGCAACAGGAGGAGCTGCGGGTACGGTATTGGATAGTTCGAACGCGCAGCCAGTAAACGATGCAACTGTCAGACTTTTATTGGGTCAAACACAGGTTGCCGTTACGCAAACGGATGCATTCGGGAAGTATAGTTTTACGAATATAGCACCAGGTACTTATACGATTGAACTTTCAAAAGTAAACTACACAACTGTGGCACAATCTGCTGTCATTCAACCTGGCACGATAACCATTATTAATCCTGTCCTTGTTGCTATTCCAGGGATTATTCAAGGGACGGTTACCTCAAACACAGGTTCTGCTGTTAGTGGAGCAACCGTTTTGTTATCCGATAATCTTGGTACAGTTATTGCCAGTGTGACATCTTCTCCGACAGGAGGATATACGTTTGGTTCAGTGATCCCTGGGCATTATACGCTCACGGTCTCTGCTAATAATTTTCAATCTGCAACAATTGGGCAAAATGTGTTATCTAATCAGACTACGACAGCAAACTTTATACTGCAGCCGAATCCTGGCACGGTAACAGGATCGATAACAGGAAGTGGAGGACCTATAGTCGGGGCCAAAGTTGAAGCTTTAAGCGGTACGGGAATAGCCGTTGTGACCGCGACGACGGATGGGGTAGGACAGTATGTAATAAATCGTCTTGCGCCAGGTTCTTACAGGCTTCGTGTTAGTGCGCCTGCTTTTCAAACTTTTGTTGTCGGTTTCTCAGTGAGTGCCGGTCAAACTGTTGTAGTAGATGTAAATCTATTAGCAAACCCAGGCTCAATCGCCGGAACAGTATTTGATGAGGATAGCGGTGTTCCACTTCCAGGAGCAAGTCTAAAAGTAGTAAACAGCTCTGGAATTACGGATGCCTCTGCAACCACCGATGTAAATGGACAATACTCAGTCGATTCTCTTGCTCCAGGTACGTATGTAATCACCTTTTCCTCTGATGGCCACGGCACAAAAACGATCGGTACGTATGTTCAGTCAGATCAAGCTACAACGGTAGATGTCACACTTAGAAGACTTGCAGGTGTTCTTTCAGGAGAGGTTTCTTCAGGAGGAAGTTTAATTAGTGGTGCTTCTGTGGATGTCGTACTAAATAACATCGTGGTAGCAAAGACCATTACTGACAGCAATGGAAACTATACGATAAGCGGGTTAGCGCCTGATCGATATACCGTTATTGTTGGGGCAGATGGATTTTCACCGGTTTCACTTGGTGCAGTTATAGAGGATAACGAAACAACGACGATAAGTACAGAACTTCAGTCTCTTTTTGGTTTGCTTTCAGGAAGTGTACAGGATAACGAAGGAAATGTTTTTCCAGGTGCAGTCATTCTTGTGAAGAATGCAGATTCTGATGTGCTTATCTCTAGAGCTGTAACTGATACAAATGGAAATTATGTGATTGGTGAACTGCTTCCTGGAAGTTATATAGTTACAGCAAATATTGTTGATTATCAAACAAGTTTAAGTGGAGCGGTTATTACAGCTGGTGTGGCTTCCGTTGTTAATTTTACATTAATGCCAGATCCGTCTGCTATCTCGGGAACAATCATTAACAGTGATACGGGAGAGCCTCTTGCAGGTGTATCAGTAGTCGTGCAACTACTTGATTCGAATGGTCTCATTATAAATACAACTTTTTCAGACAATGATGGTGTGTTTATAGTTGAAGATTTAATGCCAAGCACATATACAGTCGTAGTTGCGTCAGAAGGTTTCCAAACTGCTTCAGCGTCAGTAACGTTAACGCCCGGCAGCGTTTCTTCTGTCACGATAAGTCTTGCTCCGTCTCCTGGGTTTGTAACTGGGAAATTAATAGATTCTTTATCAGGTCAACCGGTTGTGGGTGCTACCATTAATATTAGCAACACGCTAGGAGCATTTGTCGATTCGGCTGTAACGAGTACGGATGGGACGTTCCTTTCGCTTGGTTTGCCTGGAGGAGTTTATACTCTTACTGCAGTTGCAGAAGGATATGAAACCAAAATATTAGGTGTAGTTGTTCCCGCTGGATTAACGAAGTTTGTTAACTTTGAACTCCAACCTAATCCTGGGACAATTACAGGTACAGTAGCACCTGCGGCTGTTGGACTTGTGCTTCAGTTGTATACAATGGATAACCAGTTCATAAACACCGTTGCCGCTACTCCTGAAGGTGATTTTTTGTTTCAGAGTTTAGCTCCCGGTAACTATATTGTGAAAGCTGTAGCGGTTAATTATTCTGTAGGTATTACGGGAGCCTTTGTTGTTTCTGGTCAAACAACGAATATTTCACTATCAATACTTCCTAATCCAGGAAGTGTCTCAGGTAATCTAATTTCTGATCTTGGTGCGCCAGTATCTAACGCAACCGTTTCCCTTTTCGATTTAAATGAAACGCCTATTGGAAGTGGAACAACAGATGCTGATGGAAATTACACGATAAGCAATATTCCGGCAGGTTCTTATGCAGTTGTTATAAGGGCAGGAGGCTATGCAAATGCTACAGGGAATGTTGCGGTCGGTCCCGGCCAGGAAGTCACAGAGCTAAATTTCGAGTTAGTGACAATTCGCGGTTCTATCTCAGGAACAGTTTCAGATTTTACGACAGGTTCACCGATTCCAGGTGCGGCCATACTTGTACGTGATAGTCTCGGAATCTTGGTTCGCTTCTCGACAACTGATCAATTTGGAAACTTTTTGCTTAGGAATTTTGTTCCAGGTTCCTATGCAGTTACTTCTTCTGCTCAAAACTATTCGACAGAAATTACAGGAGTTATCGTACAAAGTGATGAGACTGCGGGAGCTGATATTCAATTAACAAGTACTGTCGGGAGTATTTCAGGGCAAGTCACAGATGGAGATGGAATTCCCCTTTCCGGAGACAATATTCAATTAAAATTATTCGGTGCTAATGGAGAATTTCTGCAAGCTTTAATTGCGCACACTGACGGTGCGTTTCAAATTCCGGAACTGTCAATTGGCACATATTTTGTAAGTGCTGAATTAGACGGATATTCTCCAAATATGATAGCTGTTATCGTCAACAGCAGTGCGGTAAGCATTATTACAATCCCGTTATCGCAAGTTCTCACCACACTTACAGGATCCGTAACAGATGCTGCAACTGGAAATCCAATCCGTGGTACTGCCGTTTCTGTTACTTTAACAAATAATACGGGCATGTTTGTCGCAAAACAATATCCAGGTACTGATGGTACTTTCACATTCGACTCAATTGCACCGGGTATCTATCTGTTAAATGTTAACGCAGTGAACTACGGAAATGAGATTATTACGGTTACTGTGCCTGTTACTGGATTTAACATTTCAGTTTCTTTAACACAAAACCCTGGTGCAGTTACAGGGTATATCACAAACCAGTTAACGGGAGATCCGTTATCGAATGCCATTATATTAGTAACTTCTTCAGGTAAGCCGCTTGATAGAAAAGGGGTATCGGATAGTTTCGGTCAATTTACATTTGCCAATCTGTCACCTGACACGTATCGAGCGATCATTAGTGCTGACGGTTATTCGAGTCAGAGTGCAACGTTTACTGTATTACCTGATGAAACAACTTCCTTAAGCTTCATCTTAACTCCTGAACCTGGGACTGTTTCAGGAACCATTACAGACGCTGTTACAGGGCTTCCGATTTCTCAAGTTATGGTTCAAGTCCGTTATTTATCTCCAACAGGTCCCGTTATTGCAAACACTGTAACGGATCAGCAAGGTAACTATGTAACACAAGGTGTGTATTCTGGTCCTTATACTATTGTTGCTTTTACAGACGATGGGTATGGTTCATCAAGTGCTTCAGTTTTTGTACCCCCCAATAATACAAGAGTTGTAGATTTTGCCCTTGAACCGTTCCCAGCTACAGTGGAAGGGACTATCATTTCAGAGTCTGGCGAGCCGTTAGTTAATGTTACAGTACGACTTTTAGATGTGTACGGGTTTACTGTTCGAGTTGTTAACACGGACTCTGAAGGATTTTATAGAATACTAGGTTTTACGGAAGGACAATATCTCGTTACTGCTATTACTCCTGATTATCAGAGACGGCAAGTGTCGATTGATGCCGGACCAGGAGAGACGGTAACAGCCAATATTAGCTTAGTGCCAGAACCTGGTCAAATTTCAGGTGTGATACTCGATGAACAAACTCTTGCTCCGCTAGTAGGTGCTCAAGTAGAAGTGTATGCACCAGGTGGTGTTACACCAATTGCAAGAAGAACGACAGGTGCAGCAGGAGACTTCTTAATAGAAGGTGTGGCACCAAGATCATATACGTTAAACGCCTTTCAACTAAACTATAGTATTCGCTCTACAGGTGTAATCGTAACTTCTAATGATACAACTACTGTACAGGTCGCTTTAGTGCCTGATCCAGCATCGATATCAGGAACAGTAACTGATGGTAATGGAATACCGTTATCGAATGCTAGTGTGAGAGTGGTTGATGAAAATGATAGTGAAATTGGAAACGGAATCACAGATTTTGATGGGAACTTTGTCATCGGGAACTTGCCAGAAGGGTCTTATACAGTAGTTGCTGGAGTAGAAAATTATTCATCTTCGACTGCCGGTGTTTCGTTGCAACCGGGAGAGCAGCTAACTGATCTAGATGTGTTCTTAACCCCGTTAGGAGGATTGATCTTTGGAACAGTTGTAAGTGCAGAAACGGGAGAAGGATTACCAGGTATCCTCATCTCTATTCTTACGCCAGAAGGAATTCCGATTATATCAACAAATACAGACACCACAGGTACCTTTACATCCATTCTGCTTTCACCTGGAACGTTTACCATTATTGCAAGTTCTCCTTATTATGTACAGGATCAAATCGGTGTTATTGTACTTCCGAATCAAACTTCTAGTGTTTCTTTTGCATTGTCGGAGGTAGGGGGATCAATAACTGGAACTGTTACAGATGAATCTGGCAATTCAATTTCAAATAGAACAATATCTATACGACTTCTTAATGATGGTGGAGTATTGCTGCAAACGCTAATTGCTCTCTCAGATGGAAGCTTTGCATTCCAGAACTTATCAGCAGGAACGTATCAAGTGAACGTAATAGCAGACGGATATCAAACAGCAACAGTTGGTGCCATCGTAGTGAACGGGGAATCAACAAATTTATTAGTCCCGCTTACAGAAGATCGTGGTGTTTTGGAGGGAATTGTTCAAGACGTTGTAACAGGTTTACCGATATCAGGAAGTTTTATTGAGGTGTCTGATGTAAGTGGCATTCTTGTTGCCACTATTACAACAGACCAGAACGGATTATTTAGAGTAGGTAACCTTCAAACTGGCCCACTAAACATTCGTGCGATAGCAAATGGATATGGTGCAGCGTCCGTTGGAGTCATAATCAATTCTTTGTCTCTATCAAATGTAACCCTTAACCTGCAGCCGGATCCTGGCACAATCATTGGAACAATTAAAAATCCAAATGGTACACCTCTTAGCAATACCACAGTTCAGATATTAGACCGAAAAAACACACCAATCTCAACGGTTATAACGAATGGAAATGGTTCTTATGAGGTTGATAACCTGGTTGAAGGCCAGTATACGGTGACTGCCAAAGGAAATGGAACGGGAACAGGAATTGGCAGTGGTGTTGTTTTACCTGACCAAGAAACTGTCGTAGACATTATCCTCATTCCAGAAGGTGGAGTCATTTCAGGTAACGTTACAAATTCAGCAACAGGTGTTCCATTAATTGGAGCTTCTATTGAGATTAGGGCCATTTCACCATTCGGTCCTGTAATCAATACGGTTTTAACAGATAGTAATGGTAATTATAGCTCTGGATTAATAACAGAAGGAGCTTTCACTTTAACCGTTACAAAAGAGAATTTTGGAACGGCAACAGGTTCAGTTCTTATTGAAAATGGCGCAACAACATTCCGGAACTTTGCTCTTACACCAAGTCTCTCGAATGTTCGAGGCAGGATTTCAGCAAGGATCATTCAAAATGAGAGTTTAACAACTAATATTTCGGCTCAAAACGTTGTGATTCCACTTATCAATACGGTTATTAGACTAATTGATGAAACAGGTGCAGAACTAGCAGAAGTTCAAACTGATGATCAAGGAATGTATTTAATCGAGAACTTTACTTCAGGCATCTATTCGTTAGGAACTTCAAATCCGGATTATGAAACAAATACAGTTGGCTTTTCAGTGGATCCTGGTCAAACACAAACTGTTGATATTGAGCTTACTGCACTTCCAGGGATTCTAACTGGAACAATAATTGACCAAGAAACAGGTATATTGAACGCTGGAGCAATCGTTCAGTTGTTTTTTGGAACGAGTGTTCAGCCTGCGGGCAGAGCTGTGACAAATAATGCAGGTGTGTATGTGATCAGCGGGCTATCTCCAGGACAATATACCGTATCCATGACAACACCAAACTATAATACGTTTTCATCTGGAGCAACGATTCAAGCGAATGCAACAACAACAGTTGATGGCTTCTTATTGTCTAACCCAGGTGTACTAACAGGTACAGTTAATGGTCCGAATGGCGTAATAATTGGCGCAAGTGTAAAGGTAATTGATGTAAACGGGACGGTTATCGGTTCTGCTGTCTCAAATGATGATGGGACGTTCTTTATTGGGAATCTACCTGTTGGAACATATGCTTTAACCGTAGTGGCACTTGATTTCCAGAATGAAACAGAAGGGATTTCCATTACACCAGGGGAAACAGTGAACGTTTCAATTAATTTGATTCCCGATCCTGGTGCTATAACAGGAATCGTTACTGATGAGAGCGGTAGTGGTTTACCTGGTGTTGTAATGAACGTTCTATTAAACAATATTGTTATCGCATCTACCGTTACTGAACAGAATGGTAGCTTTACATTTAGAAGTCTGAAGCCAAACTCTTACCAAGTCACTGCAAATCTCTCAGGGTACGCTGTATCGTCAATAGGAGCAGTTGTGAACAGTAACTTAATAACAACTACTAATCTTCTATTAACTAGCCTATTTGGCAGTATATTTGGAACAGTTGCAGATGAAGATGGAAATCCCATCATTCAAAGAAGTATCAAGATCAACCTTTTTGATCTCAATAATAGTTTAATAACTACCATTTTAGCTCAATCAAACGGAACATATGTTATTCCAGAAGTCCCTGAAGGAAATTATTTTGTGACTGTAACAACTGAAGGTTTTAATGCGGATACGTTTGCTGTAACAGTAAATCGAGGAGAAGAGGTTTCTCTTGATCTCCAACTAACTGCTGTTGGAGGTAGGCTATCGATTAGGGTCATTGATGCTGCAACAAACAATCCGATATCAGGAGTTGTAACGAATATCTTTAACGAAACAGGTATACCAATTACTTCTGGTATAACTGATCAAAACGGTTTATTTTCTCAGCAAAACCTTGAAGAAGGTGGGGTAGTTATTTCCACTGTTAAAGGAGGCTATGGCAATCTATCTATAGGCGGCATTATTGAGAATGGTGTTACAACAGAGGTCACTCTTGCTCTTACCTTGGAAACAGGGAATCTATTAGGAGCAATCTCTGATTCGAATGGCGCGCCTCTAGCTGGGGCAGTCGTACAAATTGTAGATGCAACTCGAGCGGTGGTTACAACAGTTTTAACTCAGTCAGATGGGACTTATAGAGTCTTGGACTTACTGCCTGGGATTTATACAATGATCGTAAGTGCACGTGGTTTTGAAAAGCGTTCACTAAGTGTTTTTATTGTAGCCAATAATACGACGATTACAAATTTACCATTAGATTTTGAACCTGGTATTGTGGAAGGTTTCGTTTCAAATGAAGGATCAGGTTTATTTATCACTAGAGCTAGTGTTGAACTTCGTTTAATAAGTCCGTCAGGGCCAGTCGTTGCCTCAACGCTTTCTGACGAACAAGGTAGATATCGTTTTAGCCAAGTGAGAAACGGAAACTACACGATTATTGCTACCAAACAAGGGTTTGGAAACGACTCTGCTGAAATTTCGGTTATCCCTGGAGACACGACTTTCGCAGATCTTCAATTGGCAGCTGTTACTTCAAGTGTTAGAGGAACGGTTCGAAATGCTGAAGGTTCACAGCCTCTCGTTAATACTTTGCTTAGATTAGCGGACAATAACGGTGTTGTGATTGCAGAGGTGCAGACAGATAATGATGGAAATTATTTAATAGAAGGTCTTCTACCAGGTGAATTTAGCCTTGCTGCCATCAATGCTGATTATAGAAGCAGTGTACTGGATTTTACGGCTGTTCCAAATGTTCAAAGCGTTGTTAACTTTATTTTAGTTGCAGTTCCAAGTTTGTTTACCGGCTTTGTTACTGATGCAGATACAGGACTACCGATTGTAGGTGCAATCGTAGAAACGTTTGATCAATTAAGCGGTCCCGTTGAAACGAGCATATTAAATGCTGAAGTAGATGCTTTAGCAGTTATTGGGCGCCCAGTAGCGGTAGCCCTAACAAACATCGACGGTTTCTACACAATTCCTGGATTGAGTAATGGATCATATACGTTACGAGCATCTGCATTAGGATATGGTACAGATAGCAGAATATCTTTGTTGCCTGTTAACACAACGGTAGAGCAAAACTTTGCACTACCAGGTCAACGTCAAACTTCTTCCATAACGGGTACAGTCATTATATTAGGAAACGGTCCGTTACCAAATGCTGAGGTAAACGTTTTAGACGAAAATGGTATTGTTGTAGGCAGTGCAACAACGGGTAACGATGGAACCTATTTGATTGGAAATCTTAGTGCAGGCATATACACGGTAACAGCTGATGCAGAAGGATATTTGGAAGACTCATTGTCACTCACACTTAGAAGCGGGGAGAATCGAACTGGGGTTAACTTTGCGTTAAGTGCTGGTGCGGATGGAGATATTACAGGTCAAGTATTAGACAGCCGAACAGGCAGACCGTTAGCTGGAGTCACCATTAGGCTATTTACCTTACAAGGTACCTTAGTGAGTGAATTTACATCTAATGAATCAGGCATATTCTCATTACTGGGGATACCAGCCGGCACATATGAACTCCGTGCTGCAGCCCAAGGATATCTTCCGTTTGCGACAACTATAGAATTGAGTGAGGGTGAAGAATTGCTTGTTCCGATCTCCCTTGTTGCAGTTGCTCCAATTCCGCCTGTTGGTGGAGCTGATCAGTTTTATATTATTTTAGGTGGTCAACCGCTTCGTTTAGACAGCTCAACTTCTCCCACATTATTCACTCTAGTAAAAATTGATGCTGGGAAGAACTGTGCAACATTTTCATATGATGCGGTTGTTCAAGGTGAAACGAGAAGAAGATTCATCACCTTTGATCTAACCTGTATTGACTTGGTACGCATTAACTCTTAA